Below is a genomic region from Methylobacterium sp. FF17.
CTCGTTCAAGGATGCGGCCGGTCGTTTCGTCCGTCTGAACGCCCACAAGGCGGCCAGCCTCGGGCGCTCCGTCGCCGATTGCCTCGGACATACCGAAGGTAAGATCTCCGGCGACGGGACTTCCACGATCGTCGATGCCGAGGCGGTCGCGGTGGGGGACGTCGCCGAGACCCTGGTCGCCGACGGGACGGCCGGGGCCGAGCGCTGGCGCCACGTGACCCGCGTCCCAATCCGGGATGCCTCCGGTTCCGTCACCCACCTCGCCACCATCGAGCGGGACGTGACCGAGCAGAAGTCCCTGGAGGCGCGCCTGCGCCAGTCCGACAAGATGCAGGCGCTGGGCACCCTGGCCGGCGGCATCGCGCACGACTTCAACAACCTGCTGACGGCCATCCTGGGAAGCCTCGAACTCGCGGGCCCGAAGATCGCCGATCAGCCCCGCGTCCAGCGCCTCGTCGGCAACGCGATCCAGGCGGCGCAACGCGGTGCCACGCTCACGCGCCGCCTCCTCAGCTTCAGCCATGCCCGCGACCTTCGCCCAAGGTCGGTCGATGTGAACGGACTGATCGAGGGGATGCACGACCTCCTCGGCGGAAGCCTTGGCGGCCTCGTCACTGTCGAGACCCGTCTCGCCCTGGAGGGGCCGGCGGCCAGCGTCGATCCGGACCAGCTGGAACTTGCGATCCTCAACCTGTGCATCAACGCCCGCGACGCGATGCCGGAGGGGGGGCGGATCGTCGTCAGCACCCGCGCGCTGACCATCGCCGACGATCCCGATCTGGAGCCCGGCCCCTATCTCAGCGTCGAGGTCGCGGATACCGGCAGCGGGATCGCGCCCGAAATCCTGGCCCGGGTCTGCGAGCCGTTCTTCACCACGAAGTCCGTGGGACAGGGTACCGGTCTCGGGCTCGCCATGGTGTTCGGCCTCGCCCAGCAATCCGCCGGTCGCCTGCACATCGAGAGCGCGCTCGGGACCGGCACCCGCGTGGAACTGGTGCTGCCCCGCGCCGAAGCTGCCATTCCGGCCGAGGTCACCGAACCGGTGAGTGCGGCACTCCCTGCCCGCCCCGCCCGGATCCTCGTCGTGGACGACGACCCAGAGGTCCGGCACGTGACCGCCTCCTTCCTGGCGAGCTTCGGCTACGAGGAAAGCGAGGCCGGCGACGGCTCGACGGCGCTCGCCCTCCTGGAGCGGAGCGCCTACGATCTCGTGGTCGCCGACCTCGCCATGCCGGGCATGACGGGCGTCGAACTCGCGCAGATCATGCGTGAGCGCTGGGCCAAGATCCCGGTACTCATCGTCACTGGGCATGCCGAGGCGATTCCCATCCCCTCCGACCTGCCGGTCCTGCGCAAGCCGTTCGAGTCCGTGGATCTCGCCGCCGAGGTCTCGCGCCTTCTCGACCGGGCCGCGTGAGCGGTCGGCGTCCGGCCTCGAACGACGACGCCGGGTCCGAAGCATAAAAAAAGGCGGCCCGAAGGCCGCCTTTCTCGTCTTTGATTGGGTTGGACCCGTGACTTACGCGGCGTCGTCCACGAGCACGGGGCCGGAATCCTTGCCGCGCGCGTCGACGTCACGGTCGACGAACTCGATGACGGCGAGCGGGGCGTTGTCGCCGTAGCGGAAGCCGGCCTTCATGATGCGGCAGTAGCCGCCCGGACGGGTGTCGTAGCGCGGGCCGATCACCGCGAAGAGCTTGCGGACCATGGCCTCGTCGCGGATCTGCGACATGGCGAGGCGACGGGCGTGCAGGCTGTCGGTCTTGCCGAGCGTGATCAGCTTCTCGATGACCGGACGCAGGTCCTTGGCCTTCGGCAGAGTGGTGACGATCTGCTCGTGCTTGATCAGCGCGGCCGACATGTTGGCGAACATCGCCTTGCGGTGCTCGGTGGTGCGGTTGAAACGACGACCGCGAAATCCATGACGCATGATGGCTG
It encodes:
- the rplQ gene encoding 50S ribosomal protein L17, translated to MRHGFRGRRFNRTTEHRKAMFANMSAALIKHEQIVTTLPKAKDLRPVIEKLITLGKTDSLHARRLAMSQIRDEAMVRKLFAVIGPRYDTRPGGYCRIMKAGFRYGDNAPLAVIEFVDRDVDARGKDSGPVLVDDAA
- a CDS encoding response regulator; the encoded protein is MSVGTILAVDDEPDILIALEDLFEDEYRVLTTTKPAEALKILADTPEIAVILSDQRMPGLTGDAMLAEARKFHDAQAILLTGYADMSAVIAALNQGGITGYATKPWDANLLRNTVRQAFERHRLGRDLATERALLRGLLDNAEDAISFKDAAGRFVRLNAHKAASLGRSVADCLGHTEGKISGDGTSTIVDAEAVAVGDVAETLVADGTAGAERWRHVTRVPIRDASGSVTHLATIERDVTEQKSLEARLRQSDKMQALGTLAGGIAHDFNNLLTAILGSLELAGPKIADQPRVQRLVGNAIQAAQRGATLTRRLLSFSHARDLRPRSVDVNGLIEGMHDLLGGSLGGLVTVETRLALEGPAASVDPDQLELAILNLCINARDAMPEGGRIVVSTRALTIADDPDLEPGPYLSVEVADTGSGIAPEILARVCEPFFTTKSVGQGTGLGLAMVFGLAQQSAGRLHIESALGTGTRVELVLPRAEAAIPAEVTEPVSAALPARPARILVVDDDPEVRHVTASFLASFGYEESEAGDGSTALALLERSAYDLVVADLAMPGMTGVELAQIMRERWAKIPVLIVTGHAEAIPIPSDLPVLRKPFESVDLAAEVSRLLDRAA